The stretch of DNA tataaaataataaataataaataattaaaataataataaataataaaataaaataattattttagcaACTagactttttgaaataaatatacaaaccGGTGCATTTCGTCACTACGTGAAAGTGCCTACAATCGTTAATCGAAATCGTTCCTGTGCCGGCATTTCGGCTTAAATCTAACGCCTTTCCACGGTCACACTAATTGCGGCAAAATTTTGACGCGGAATTTAACGAAAAAGAACGCCGTGAATTGGGCAAACCGCAACGCTTTAAAATGTACGTAAAGAAGCTCGTGCTAGATGGCTTCAAATCCTACGGCCGGCGCACGGAAATCGAGGGATTCGATCCCGAGTTCACGGCCATCACGGGCCTAAACGGTTCCGGCAAGTCCAACATCCTGGACAGCATCTGCTTCGTGCTGGGCATCAGTAATCTGCAGAATGTGAGTACAATTGGATATAAATCAAGGGATATATTTAAACTCCTTCCGGTTTATTAGGTACGCGCTTCGGCTCTGCAGGATTTGGTGTACAAGAACGGACAGGCGGGTATCACCAAGGCCACTGTTACCATTGTGTTCGACAACACAAATGCCGCCCAGTGCCCGCAGGGCTATGAAAAGTGCCGGGAGATCTCGGTGGCCCGTCAGGTGGTTGTGGGCGGCAAGAACAAGTTCCTCATCAACGGCAAGCTGGTGCAGAACAAGAAGGTGCAGGACTTCTTCTGCTCCATCCAGCTGAACGTGAACAATCCCAACTTCCTGATCATGCAGGGCAAGATTCAGCAGGTGCTGAACATGAAGCCCAAGGAGGTGGGTTGTTGGatctataaatccatataaaatccatataaatcctttctttttcttaGGTTCTTTCCATGGTGGAGGAGGCGGCTGGGACCAGTCAGTACAAGACCAAGCGAGATGCCACCAAAACCCTGATCGAGAAGAAGGAGACCAAAGTGCGCGAGACCAAGGTCCTGCTCGACGAGGAGGTGCTGCCCAAGCTGGTCAAGCTGCGCCAGGAGCGCTCCGCCTACCAGGAGTACCAGAAGATCTGTCGCGACATCGATTTCCTTATCCGGATTCACATTTCCGCCAAGTATCTCAAGCAATGCGAAACACTCAAGACTGTGGAGGGCAACGAGAAGAAAATCGAGGATCGCATTGCAAACTGTAAGGCCACGCATGCCAAAAACCTCGAGGATGTGGAGAGCATTGAAGCCGCCGTGAAGGAGATGCAGCAGCAGATCGATGCCGAGATGGGTGGCTCCATAAAGAGTCTGGAAACACAGCTGAGTGCGAAGCGGGCACTGGAGGCCACTGCTTCGGGCAGCTTGAAGGCGGCCCAGGGAACCATTCAGCAAGATGAGAAAAAGATTCGCATGGCCTCTAAGAATATAGACGATGATGTACGGGCCTTGAACAAAAAGGAAGCGGACATGGCCAAGGTGCAGGATGAGTTCGAAAGCCTCAAGGAGGCCGATGCCACGGACTCCAAGGCTTACGAGGATGCCCAAAAGAAACTGGAGGCTGTCACGCAGGGATTGTCCACCAATGAAGACGGACAGGCCTCCACACTGCAGGAACAATTGATGGGTGGGTCAGTTATTTAGCAATTCCAAACAATCCACTAACTTATCTCCCTTTTTTAGTGGCCAAGGAGCAGTTCAGCGAGGCACAGACCACCATTAAGACCTCGGAGTTGGAGCTGCGCCACATGCGTGGCGTCCTAAAACAGCGCGAGGGTGAGACGCAGACCAACGATGCCGCCTACGTAAAGGATAAAAGCCTACATGATCAGTTGGTGGTGGAGATAAAAAACCTAGAACGGCAGCTGCAGGGTCTCAACTACGAGGGCGGCCAGTTCGAGCAGCTGAAGCAGCGACGAAACGATCTGCACATGCGCAAACGCGAGCTCAAACGAGAGTTGGATCGCTGCAATGCCTCGCGCTTCGATCTGCAGTACCAGGATCCGGAGCCCAACTTTGATCGGCGCAAGGTGCGCGGCATGGTGGGCAAGCTGTTCCAGGTGAACGACATGCAAAACTCCATGGCTCTGGTGATGACAGCGGGAGGCGGTGTAAGTAGTCAAGCAACCTGTTTCAAGGGACAATCTCTCTTAAGAATCTCTCTTTATTTTTCAGCTCTACAGCTATGTGACGGACGACGATGTGGTCAGCAAGAAAATCCTGCAGAAGGGTAATCTCCAGCGCCGTGTCACACTGATTCCCATCAACAGGATTCAGTCCGGCTCGATAAGTAGAAACGTAGTCGAATACGCTCAGAACAAAGTGGGTGCCGAGAATGTTCAGTGGGCCATGTCGCTGATTAGCTACGATCGCTACCTAGAGCCAGTCATGAAGTATTGCTTCGGCAGCACACTTATTTGCAAGGACCTTGAAGTGGCCAAACAAGTGAGTATTTctagtttattatattttaaatatccttTGATATCCTCCATT from Drosophila takahashii strain IR98-3 E-12201 chromosome 2R, DtakHiC1v2, whole genome shotgun sequence encodes:
- the SMC2 gene encoding structural maintenance of chromosomes protein 2 — its product is MYVKKLVLDGFKSYGRRTEIEGFDPEFTAITGLNGSGKSNILDSICFVLGISNLQNVRASALQDLVYKNGQAGITKATVTIVFDNTNAAQCPQGYEKCREISVARQVVVGGKNKFLINGKLVQNKKVQDFFCSIQLNVNNPNFLIMQGKIQQVLNMKPKEVLSMVEEAAGTSQYKTKRDATKTLIEKKETKVRETKVLLDEEVLPKLVKLRQERSAYQEYQKICRDIDFLIRIHISAKYLKQCETLKTVEGNEKKIEDRIANCKATHAKNLEDVESIEAAVKEMQQQIDAEMGGSIKSLETQLSAKRALEATASGSLKAAQGTIQQDEKKIRMASKNIDDDVRALNKKEADMAKVQDEFESLKEADATDSKAYEDAQKKLEAVTQGLSTNEDGQASTLQEQLMVAKEQFSEAQTTIKTSELELRHMRGVLKQREGETQTNDAAYVKDKSLHDQLVVEIKNLERQLQGLNYEGGQFEQLKQRRNDLHMRKRELKRELDRCNASRFDLQYQDPEPNFDRRKVRGMVGKLFQVNDMQNSMALVMTAGGGLYSYVTDDDVVSKKILQKGNLQRRVTLIPINRIQSGSISRNVVEYAQNKVGAENVQWAMSLISYDRYLEPVMKYCFGSTLICKDLEVAKQLSYDPRINCRSVTLEGDVVDPNGTMSGGAAPKGANVLEELYAIKKLEREYREIDAEISQVEQQMASIENLAHSFNKMKENLELRQHELTMCENRLAQTTFQQNQAEIEEMKERVKSLEQQIVDSREKQKTSQAKIKDIEAKLADAKGYRERELKAATNEVKVTKQRAEKSRANWKKREQEFETLQLEITELRKTIETAKQQHQEMIDNLEKFKAELDALKANSSSAASEVSELEEAIKTQKDKLNAQNKEMRNQLVKKDKMLKQNQEIELEVKKKENEQKKISSEANEAKKRMEALETKYPWIPEEKNCFGMKNTRYDYSKEDPHEAGNKLAKMQEKKDKMERTLNMNAIMVLDREEENFKETERRRNIVALDKEKIKKIIVKMDEEEQDQLNRAATEVNANFSGIFSSLLPGADAKLNPVHTNGCLTGLEIKVGFNGKWKESLGELSGGQKSLVALSLVLAMLKFSPAPLYILDEVDAALDMSHTQNIGSMLKQHFTNSQFLIVSLKDGLFNHANVLFRTLFEEGVSTITRQVSRQATTNKR